The following proteins come from a genomic window of Nocardioides albertanoniae:
- the rimM gene encoding ribosome maturation factor RimM (Essential for efficient processing of 16S rRNA), with translation MIEVLVGRIGKPHGIRGFVTVEARTDEPDRRFAQGSVLRTQPPKGSAYAAKRLTVEGARWHGQVLQVAFEEIADRNEAEAARGTLLFADVPADESPDDPDEFYDHQLVGLAAFDEDGRELGTVKALVHGGAQDLLTIRTPDRRDALVPFVKALVPVVDLAEKKVVIADRPGLVTPFADDTEDDTEEGEQ, from the coding sequence ATGATCGAGGTGCTGGTCGGACGGATCGGCAAGCCGCACGGCATCCGAGGGTTCGTGACCGTCGAAGCGCGCACCGACGAGCCTGACCGGCGGTTCGCCCAGGGGTCGGTGCTGCGCACGCAGCCGCCCAAGGGATCGGCGTACGCCGCCAAGCGGCTGACGGTGGAGGGTGCCCGCTGGCACGGGCAGGTGCTCCAGGTCGCCTTCGAGGAGATCGCCGACCGCAACGAGGCCGAGGCCGCTCGAGGCACCCTGCTCTTCGCCGACGTACCGGCCGACGAGTCGCCCGACGACCCCGACGAGTTCTACGACCACCAGCTCGTGGGCCTCGCGGCCTTCGACGAGGACGGCCGCGAGCTGGGCACGGTCAAGGCGCTGGTCCACGGGGGAGCCCAGGATCTGCTCACGATCCGCACCCCGGACCGACGCGACGCGCTGGTGCCGTTCGTGAAGGCGCTGGTGCCGGTCGTCGACCTGGCGGAGAAGAAGGTCGTCATCGCCGACCGCCCCGGCCTGGTCACGCCGTTCGCCGACGACACCGAAGACGACACCGAAGAGGGCGAGCAGTGA
- a CDS encoding RNA-binding protein, which yields MLSEALEHLVRGVVDNPDEVSVRDKQLRRGSVLEVRVHPDDLGKVIGRGGRTATAFRTVISALAGKGGARVDFVDVDGGR from the coding sequence ATGCTCTCCGAAGCTCTCGAGCACCTCGTCCGAGGAGTCGTCGACAACCCCGACGAGGTGAGCGTGCGTGACAAGCAGCTTCGTCGCGGCTCCGTTCTCGAGGTCCGGGTCCACCCCGACGACCTCGGCAAGGTGATCGGTCGCGGCGGCCGCACGGCCACCGCGTTCCGCACGGTCATCTCCGCGCTGGCCGGCAAGGGCGGCGCACGGGTCGACTTCGTCGACGTCGACGGCGGTCGCTGA